One genomic window of Cannabis sativa cultivar Pink pepper isolate KNU-18-1 chromosome 2, ASM2916894v1, whole genome shotgun sequence includes the following:
- the LOC133034899 gene encoding peroxisome biogenesis protein 12-like isoform X1, with protein sequence MTSWKTTSNLSKRQEKVAGFSYYNYQASNSEVADEREREREREREREREREWSVEVEEDVVPGRRTRDSSHLLRDGGGSTASGQSSRCSYLFHRYASFAESLYGLRRRAVDIKVKKDNTHLNSGSGINHSGLKRRQKVLSVVFLVILPYLKSRLHSIYNREREARLQATLWGHEDERFNDFNTTDRGDDSLVLSATTVTESSVRAQLLKKIQRIIGACYPWVHASSEGLSFSYQLLYLLDATGFYSLGLHALGIHVCRATGQELMDTTSRISKIRSRERERLRGPPWLKTLQGVLLNCTYTMLDYAQTGLIAAVFFFKMMEWWYQSAEERMSAPTVYPPPPPPPTPQVAKEGLPLPSDRTLCPLCSQKRANPSVVTVSGFVFCYACIFKYVSQYKRCPVTLLPATVDQIRRLFHDM encoded by the exons atgactAGCTGGAAAACGACAAGTAATTTGAGTAAACGACAGGAAAAGGTTGCAGGCTTCTCTTATTACAATTACCAAGCAAGCAACTCAGAAGTAGcagacgagagagagagagagagagagagagagagagagagagagagagagagagagtggagtGTCGAGGTAGAAGAAGATGTTGTTCCAGGTAGGAGGACAAGGGACTCGTCCCACCTTCTTCGAGATGGCGGCGGCTCAACAGCTTCCGGCCAGTCTTCGCGGTGCTCTTACCTATTCCATCGGT ATGCTTCTTTTGCTGAATCCTTATATGGCTTACGAAGGAGAGCTGTAGATATTAAAGTCAAGAAGGACAATACTCATTTGAACTCAGGTAGTGGGATTAACCACTCTGGGTTAAAAAGGCGTCAGAAAGTTCTTTCAGTAGTATTTCTG GTTATACTGCCATATTTGAAGTCAAGATTGCATTCAATCTACAACAGAGAAAGGGAAGCCAGACTTCAAGCAACTTTATGGGGACATGAGGATGAAAGATTTAATGATTTTAACACAACTGATAGAGGGGATGACTCTCTTGTTTTAAGTGCAACCACTGTGACAGAATCATCGGTTAGAGCACAGCTGTTGAAGAAGATCCAGAGAATTATAGGGGCTTGCTACCCATGGGTTCACGCTAGTAGCGAAG GATTGTCATTTTCATAtcaattgttatatttgttgGATGCAACGGGATTCTATTCCTTAGGATTGCATGCACTTGGTATCCATGTGTGCCGAGCTACTGGACAAGAGCTG ATGGATACCACATCAAGAATTTCAAAGATAAGAAGCCGTGAACGTGAGAGACTTCGTGGCCCTCCATGGTTGAAG ACATTGCAAGGAGTACTGCTCAACTGTACATACACAATGCTCGATTATGCACAAACTGGGCTGATTGCGGCAGTATTCTTTTTTAAA ATGATGGAATGGTGGTACCAATCTGCTGAGGAGAGAATGTCAGCTCCAACTGTATACCCCCCACCTCCACCTCCTCCTACCCCACAG GTAGCAAAAGAGGGTCTTCCGCTACCATCAGACAGAACACTTTGTCCTCTGTGTTCTCAGAAACGAGCAAATCCATCGGTAGTTACAGTTTCAGGGTTTGTCTTTTGCTATGCCTGCATATTTAAGTATGTTTCTCAG TACAAGCGCTGCCCAGTCACATTATTGCCTGCTACTGTGGACCAAATAAGGAGGCTGTTTCATGATATGTAG
- the LOC133034899 gene encoding peroxisome biogenesis protein 12-like isoform X2, translating to MLFQVGGQGTRPTFFEMAAAQQLPASLRGALTYSIGVLALRRPFLHKVLDYEDEFFALLMLVLETHSLRTTDASFAESLYGLRRRAVDIKVKKDNTHLNSGSGINHSGLKRRQKVLSVVFLVILPYLKSRLHSIYNREREARLQATLWGHEDERFNDFNTTDRGDDSLVLSATTVTESSVRAQLLKKIQRIIGACYPWVHASSEGLSFSYQLLYLLDATGFYSLGLHALGIHVCRATGQELMDTTSRISKIRSRERERLRGPPWLKTLQGVLLNCTYTMLDYAQTGLIAAVFFFKMMEWWYQSAEERMSAPTVYPPPPPPPTPQVAKEGLPLPSDRTLCPLCSQKRANPSVVTVSGFVFCYACIFKYVSQYKRCPVTLLPATVDQIRRLFHDM from the exons ATGTTGTTCCAGGTAGGAGGACAAGGGACTCGTCCCACCTTCTTCGAGATGGCGGCGGCTCAACAGCTTCCGGCCAGTCTTCGCGGTGCTCTTACCTATTCCATCGGT GTATTGGCTTTGAGAAGACCCTTTCTTCATAAGGTTTTAGACTATGAAGATGAATTCTTTGCTTTGTTGATGCTTGTTCTTGAGACTCATAGCTTACGGACTACAG ATGCTTCTTTTGCTGAATCCTTATATGGCTTACGAAGGAGAGCTGTAGATATTAAAGTCAAGAAGGACAATACTCATTTGAACTCAGGTAGTGGGATTAACCACTCTGGGTTAAAAAGGCGTCAGAAAGTTCTTTCAGTAGTATTTCTG GTTATACTGCCATATTTGAAGTCAAGATTGCATTCAATCTACAACAGAGAAAGGGAAGCCAGACTTCAAGCAACTTTATGGGGACATGAGGATGAAAGATTTAATGATTTTAACACAACTGATAGAGGGGATGACTCTCTTGTTTTAAGTGCAACCACTGTGACAGAATCATCGGTTAGAGCACAGCTGTTGAAGAAGATCCAGAGAATTATAGGGGCTTGCTACCCATGGGTTCACGCTAGTAGCGAAG GATTGTCATTTTCATAtcaattgttatatttgttgGATGCAACGGGATTCTATTCCTTAGGATTGCATGCACTTGGTATCCATGTGTGCCGAGCTACTGGACAAGAGCTG ATGGATACCACATCAAGAATTTCAAAGATAAGAAGCCGTGAACGTGAGAGACTTCGTGGCCCTCCATGGTTGAAG ACATTGCAAGGAGTACTGCTCAACTGTACATACACAATGCTCGATTATGCACAAACTGGGCTGATTGCGGCAGTATTCTTTTTTAAA ATGATGGAATGGTGGTACCAATCTGCTGAGGAGAGAATGTCAGCTCCAACTGTATACCCCCCACCTCCACCTCCTCCTACCCCACAG GTAGCAAAAGAGGGTCTTCCGCTACCATCAGACAGAACACTTTGTCCTCTGTGTTCTCAGAAACGAGCAAATCCATCGGTAGTTACAGTTTCAGGGTTTGTCTTTTGCTATGCCTGCATATTTAAGTATGTTTCTCAG TACAAGCGCTGCCCAGTCACATTATTGCCTGCTACTGTGGACCAAATAAGGAGGCTGTTTCATGATATGTAG
- the LOC133034900 gene encoding uncharacterized protein LOC133034900, which yields MVCFLACFTTSNRPKHQHSDNATHSKYQALKTTESPQLIEPPKQEQAGQLTEFIRESKDEVEEEGNCCSKKRVTFNLNVKTCEEPSTKESSCDLVESNEEKKSGNEEKLKEMKPILDTIVGSYVPNNRYQNCRKSTDECEDIGGGEDSNVEEDENSEADDKGLVLQEESSESLFSLSIDSRKQVCDVEKGEKEVSSPMPVPSLSEEKVKAIGSSQNGVKRSRFGHSSVLSPIENFTQWEVFKEETPLPISHSQRVKHHQEKENSISLEPSFKVERHNSKPKFSEVKAAEQEVGVDTSLSSWLVGSEATPKSNGSIGHSSEDSESEKENSSSSIKQRRVLGELSEFSPSFSSSSSSSRGLRSKSSEATPEIGTVGSYWIHTGQSMDSSSSCKGTKSVTTEKDQIVNFKSTPFEAKLDTALDVAVC from the exons ATGGTCTGCTTTCTAGCTTGCTTCACTACTTCTAATCGCCCAAAACATCAACACTCAGATAACGCAACTCACTCCAAATACCAA GCCCTTAAGACTACTGAATCGCCTCAACTCATTGAACCACCAAAGCAAGAACAGGCTGGACAACTCACAGAATTCATAAGAGAATCAAA AGATGAGGTTGAGGAGGAAGGAAATTGTTGTTCCAAGAAAAGGGTAACCTTTAATTTGAATGTTAAGACTTGTGAGGAGCCATCTACTAAGGAAAGTAGCTGTGATTTGGTGGAAAGTAATGAGGAGAAGAAGAGTGGAAATGAAGAAAAGCTAAAAGAAATGAAACCCATTTTGGATACTATTGTTGGGTCTTATGTTCCAAATAATAGGTACCAAAATTGCAGAAAAAGTACTGATGAATGTGAAGATATTGGAGGAGGAGAAGATAGCAATGTGGAAGAAGATGAAAATAGCGAGGCTGATGATAAAGGGCTAGTGCTGCAAGAGGAATCTTCTGAATCACTGTTTTCTTTATCTATAGATTCTAGGAAACAAGTGTGTGATGTTGAGAAGGGTGAAAAAGAGGTTAGTAGTCCAATGCCAGTCCCTAGTCTTTCTGAGGAGAAAGTTAAGGCAATTGGGTCAAGTCAAAATGGCGTAAAAAGGTCTCGATTTGGTCATTCTTCAGTGTTGAGCCCAATTGAAAATTTCACTCAATGGGAAGTGTTCAAAGAAGAGACACCACTTCCAATATCACATTCCCAGCGTGTGAAGCATCATCAAGAGAAAGAGAACAGTATCAGTTTAGAGCCAAGTTTCAAGGTGGAAAGACACAATTCAAAACCCAAGTTTAGTGAAGTAAAGGCTGCAGAGCAAGAAGTTGGGGTAGACACCAGCCTATCTAGCTGGTTGGTTGGATCAGAAGCAACACCTAAATCCAATGGTAGTATTGGCCACTCTTCTGAAGACTCAGAGTCTGAGAAAGAAAACTCATCTAGCAGTATAAAACAGAGGCGAGTTTTAGGAGAATTGTCTGAATTTTCACcatcattttcttcttcttcttcatcttcaagaGGGTTAAGAAGCAAGAGCAGTGAAGCAACACCTGAAATAGGTACTGTTGGGAGTTACTGGATTCATACTGGTCAGAGTATGGATTCAAGCTCTTCTTGCAAAGGGACCAAATCTGTTACAACTGAAAag GATCAAATTGTAAATTTTAAGTCTACTCCATTTGAGGCCAAACTAGACACAGCTTTGGACGTGGCTGTTTGCTGA